In a single window of the Flavobacterium sp. W4I14 genome:
- a CDS encoding hypothetical protein (product_source=Hypo-rule applied; cleavage_site_network=SignalP-noTM; pfam=PF01663,PF13385,PF16356; superfamily=49899,51735): MKISNKFKYYTALALFVPLCFAACKKYNNPDAVYEDLKRSNVKQRKVLIIGVDGLGGAELQAIAPTNFTAMQKNGKYSFTTIKGVSDAGGWVSLLTGTGFAKHQILNDNFERVQDRNGTGHTSITSYRNVLDYITQFKTVKTGVVTPWANLRKYLSNTDLAPVVSSDIAVKDSTIALLNTQTNLGALIVNFREVEAAGINGGYTASNETYKASVNKTDGYIGDILTALKARKTYANEDWLVILTSNHGGSNASPTSGFMLAYHPSLSQLELKKTGFTTINFKTSAITAIVPEDNGLYNMGDNKDFTVQMQTKFNTSNNYPQFLGKSTLLNSNTMTGWFWMQEGNTWNLEFGGSGNGGGGKQQLQMSGVLANGWHTLTMTVKYVNSTTRTASAYVDGVFKNSYNVSASKSINTTEPLKVGAFGGESDFYAANLSVFNTALDATTIANNVSLKDITKHPNYANLIGFWAIDEGAEGILGNKAPVGYNMFLGGQYKWTPLGIDVPAGTTPDPTYVQGAKSFVSTLGDATALSLYWMNIKILNDYGIDGNPFLNQFELEFLK, from the coding sequence ATGAAAATTTCAAATAAATTTAAATATTATACTGCTCTTGCATTATTTGTTCCGCTTTGTTTTGCTGCGTGCAAAAAATATAATAATCCGGATGCGGTTTATGAAGATTTGAAAAGAAGCAATGTAAAACAAAGAAAAGTGCTCATTATTGGAGTTGATGGTTTAGGTGGGGCAGAACTACAAGCTATTGCACCAACCAATTTTACAGCCATGCAAAAGAATGGTAAATATTCTTTTACCACTATTAAAGGTGTTTCTGACGCAGGGGGATGGGTAAGTTTACTAACAGGTACTGGTTTTGCAAAACACCAGATATTAAATGATAATTTTGAACGCGTACAAGATCGCAACGGAACTGGGCATACTTCGATTACTTCTTACCGTAACGTGTTAGATTATATTACCCAGTTTAAAACTGTTAAAACAGGCGTAGTAACGCCATGGGCTAATTTGCGTAAATATTTAAGTAATACAGATCTAGCACCTGTTGTAAGTTCAGACATTGCGGTTAAAGATAGTACAATAGCCTTGCTAAATACTCAAACTAATTTAGGAGCATTGATCGTTAATTTCAGGGAGGTAGAGGCTGCAGGAATAAATGGAGGTTATACAGCGTCTAATGAAACTTATAAAGCATCGGTAAATAAAACTGATGGTTATATAGGAGATATTTTAACAGCTTTGAAAGCCAGAAAAACCTATGCTAATGAAGATTGGCTTGTTATTTTAACCAGTAACCACGGCGGTAGCAATGCTTCTCCAACAAGTGGTTTTATGTTGGCTTATCACCCCTCATTGAGCCAGCTAGAACTTAAAAAAACAGGCTTTACAACCATTAACTTTAAAACCAGCGCTATTACGGCCATAGTTCCAGAAGATAATGGATTATATAATATGGGTGATAATAAAGATTTTACTGTTCAGATGCAAACTAAGTTTAATACCAGCAATAATTATCCGCAGTTTTTGGGCAAAAGTACATTGCTTAACAGCAATACCATGACGGGGTGGTTTTGGATGCAGGAAGGGAATACATGGAATTTGGAGTTTGGTGGTAGTGGTAACGGTGGTGGCGGAAAACAGCAATTACAGATGTCTGGCGTTCTGGCAAATGGCTGGCATACTTTAACCATGACGGTTAAGTATGTAAACTCAACCACAAGAACGGCCTCGGCTTATGTAGATGGTGTGTTTAAAAATTCGTATAATGTTAGTGCTTCGAAAAGCATTAATACCACCGAACCTTTAAAAGTTGGTGCTTTTGGTGGCGAGTCTGATTTTTATGCAGCCAACCTTTCTGTTTTTAATACCGCATTAGATGCCACAACGATTGCGAATAATGTTAGTTTGAAAGATATTACTAAACATCCAAACTATGCAAATTTAATAGGCTTTTGGGCTATTGATGAGGGGGCAGAAGGCATTTTAGGGAATAAAGCGCCGGTAGGATACAATATGTTTTTGGGTGGTCAATATAAATGGACTCCTCTAGGCATTGATGTGCCAGCTGGAACCACGCCAGATCCCACCTATGTACAGGGAGCAAAATCGTTCGTATCAACTTTAGGAGATGCCACAGCACTTTCTCTTTATTGGATGAACATTAAAATTTTGAACGATTACGGTATAGACGGTAATCCATTCCTAAATCAGTTCGAATTAGAATTTTTAAAATAG